One window of Tenacibaculum maritimum NCIMB 2154 genomic DNA carries:
- a CDS encoding GH3 auxin-responsive promoter family protein, with protein sequence MRFQFINSIISWFLKKRKHQIELFLKYPTDVQQELLLKLIHTAKNTEFGAQYHFSSLRNYTDFSTKVPIQQYESIEPLIERCRKGEQNLFWPTKIKWFAKSSGTTNAKSKYIPVSDEAIEYCHLKAGKDMLCLYINNNNDAQLFTGKGLRLGGSSAIYEDNNSYFGDLSAIIIENMPFWADFSSAPKQETALLSEWETKMEAIIEETIHENITSLVGVPSWMLVLLNRVLEKTGKNNILEVWPNLEVYFHGGVNFNPYREQYKKLIPKEDFRYYETYNASEGFFAIQDKNNSDELLLMLDYGIFYEFIPMSEYNGEHSTAIPLAKVTTGINYAIIITTNGGLWRYLIGDTVKFTSTDPYRIKITGRTKHYINAFGEELIIENAEKALDLASKKTNATILDYTVAPIFMSGAKKGGHEWIIEFNKKPDNLKYFTELLDNALKSINSDYEAKRYNNMTLSMPIVHQAKKGLFYNWLKSKGKLGGQHKIPRLANNRKLIDELLRL encoded by the coding sequence ATGCGGTTTCAATTTATAAATTCTATTATTTCTTGGTTTTTAAAAAAGAGAAAGCACCAAATAGAACTCTTTCTAAAATATCCTACTGATGTTCAGCAAGAACTATTATTAAAGCTCATACACACAGCAAAAAATACTGAATTTGGAGCGCAGTATCATTTTTCTTCTTTAAGAAATTACACTGATTTTAGCACTAAAGTTCCTATCCAACAATATGAAAGTATAGAACCACTAATTGAACGATGCAGAAAAGGAGAACAAAACCTCTTTTGGCCTACAAAAATTAAATGGTTTGCAAAATCTAGCGGGACTACAAATGCTAAAAGTAAATACATCCCTGTAAGCGATGAAGCGATAGAATATTGTCATCTGAAAGCTGGTAAGGATATGCTTTGCCTTTATATTAACAATAATAATGATGCGCAATTATTTACAGGAAAAGGACTTCGTCTTGGGGGAAGTTCTGCCATTTATGAAGATAACAACTCCTATTTTGGCGATTTATCTGCTATAATTATTGAAAATATGCCCTTTTGGGCTGATTTTAGCTCTGCTCCTAAGCAAGAAACTGCTTTGCTGAGCGAATGGGAAACCAAAATGGAAGCTATTATTGAAGAAACTATTCATGAAAATATTACTAGTTTAGTAGGGGTTCCTTCTTGGATGCTCGTGCTATTAAATCGTGTTCTAGAAAAAACAGGAAAAAATAATATCTTAGAAGTATGGCCTAATTTAGAAGTCTATTTTCATGGTGGAGTAAATTTTAACCCTTATAGAGAGCAGTACAAAAAATTAATTCCTAAAGAGGATTTCAGATACTACGAAACCTATAATGCCTCTGAAGGCTTTTTTGCAATCCAAGATAAAAACAATTCCGATGAACTCTTATTAATGCTTGACTATGGGATCTTTTATGAATTTATTCCTATGAGTGAATACAATGGTGAGCATTCTACCGCTATCCCTCTGGCTAAGGTAACTACAGGAATTAACTATGCTATCATAATTACTACAAACGGAGGTTTATGGAGGTACCTAATTGGAGATACTGTTAAATTCACTTCTACTGACCCATATCGTATCAAAATCACAGGCCGTACTAAGCATTATATCAACGCCTTTGGAGAAGAACTCATTATAGAAAATGCAGAGAAAGCACTAGACCTAGCTTCCAAAAAAACCAATGCCACCATCCTTGACTATACCGTTGCTCCCATTTTTATGAGTGGAGCTAAAAAAGGAGGCCATGAATGGATTATTGAGTTTAATAAAAAGCCTGATAATTTAAAATACTTTACAGAACTATTGGACAATGCATTGAAATCTATCAATTCAGATTACGAAGCCAAAAGGTATAATAATATGACACTGTCTATGCCCATCGTACACCAAGCTAAAAAAGGGTTGTTTTATAACTGGCTAAAGAGTAAAGGGAAATTGGGCGGTCAACATAAAATTCCCCGTTTAGCAAATAACCGTAAGCTTATCGACGAATTACTACGTTTATGA
- a CDS encoding energy transducer TonB gives MKIHKEILFFLVIIFTSCSFFSSRKHQEKLKKEEIVNFTEVDVPPSFPSCKNVIEEDKDKCFREEIHKRIASKLTEKKIETAVSVRETIYVNILIDKEGGVHLQNIRIATSNSKAFSQLDSLLRKTVKELPKLFPAIKRGIPVATQYQLPIHLSTSEKNNKEP, from the coding sequence ATGAAAATACATAAAGAGATTCTCTTTTTTTTAGTGATAATATTTACTTCATGTAGCTTTTTTTCTAGTAGAAAACATCAAGAAAAGTTGAAAAAAGAAGAAATAGTAAATTTTACTGAAGTAGATGTACCTCCATCTTTTCCTAGTTGTAAAAACGTTATAGAAGAAGATAAAGACAAGTGTTTTAGGGAAGAAATACATAAACGAATAGCTTCAAAATTAACTGAAAAAAAAATAGAAACGGCAGTTAGCGTTAGAGAAACAATTTATGTAAATATTTTGATTGATAAAGAAGGGGGTGTTCACTTACAAAACATCAGAATAGCGACTAGCAACTCTAAAGCTTTTTCTCAATTAGATAGCCTCTTAAGAAAAACAGTAAAAGAACTGCCTAAATTATTTCCAGCAATTAAAAGAGGGATTCCTGTAGCTACGCAGTATCAATTACCTATACATCTCAGCACTAGTGAAAAGAATAACAAAGAACCCTAA